Proteins encoded together in one Ciona intestinalis chromosome 1, KH, whole genome shotgun sequence window:
- the LOC108951007 gene encoding uncharacterized protein LOC108951007, which translates to MSSPDDSAKTERSMSDAFEHVEVDLVSDMSLAMDRITNNQTSTTEQPTQPDLLDFNQDVLEITNPAQSEINSTKPSPKPQRNPSLIRRSAHVIARPSLKIKPKLDDVYSSEDLTPSPSDTLDGGILIGEELTNQKPELIKLTNQKQEPSVVDFNLGTTNEKLKAANTTSASADLFGLDLFSSNQPTPMNSNSNNWVQFHDGNPAVPQNTTASIKPQKAAPSSITNSTSVDKLLDMHTAHAAPHKLSPEKLNPFLVSNPSIQQPLTSSNFQSPAFQQNPFYANRFSQYSNMSTTQSVYNPNPINNSTTPFPTNVNPKPAFNWNRDRPVSKSLIQNRPAQNGNLQRASTVQPRRANKKGENELFADVLGAWKAREGL; encoded by the exons ATGTCTTCTCCGGACGACTCAGCAAAAACTGAGCGTTCGATGTCGGATGCATTCGAGCATGTAGAAGTAGACTTGGTGTCGGATATGAGCCTCGCGATGGATCGAATCACAAACAAT cAGACTTCAACTACAGAACAACCAACACAGCCAGACTTGCTGGACTTTAACCAAG ATGTGTTAGAAATCACCAATCCAGCGCAAAGTGAAATCAACTCAACCAAACCAAg TCCAAAACCGCAGAGAAATCCATCTTTAATCCGGAGGTCCGCTCATGTTATTGCCCGTCCATCACTGAAGATCAAACCAAAACTTGATGATGTTTATTCTTCCGAGGACCTTACCCCTTCACCCTCTGACACATTGGATGGTGGTATTTTAATTGGAGAAGAATTGACCAATCAGAAGCCAGAGTTGATTAAATTGACCAATCAGAAGCAAGAACCCTCAGTTGTGGATTTTAACTTAGGAACAaccaatgaaaaattaaaa GCAGCTAACACCACGTCTGCATCTGCTGATCTTTTTggtttagatttattttcttcaaaCCAACCGACCCCTATGAACTCAAACAGCAATAACTGGGTTCAATTCCATGACGGCAACCCAGCTGTGCCACAGAACACAACAGCTTCTATTAAGCCACAAAAAGCTGCACCCTCTTCCATAACAAACAGTACATCTGTGGACAAGTTGCTCGACATGCACACGGCGCACGCCGCTCCCCACAAACTAAGCCCAGAGAAATTAAACCCTTTTCTCGTTAGCAACCCTAGTATTCAGCAACCCCTAACCTCAAGTAACTTTCAATCCCCAGCGTTTCAACAAAACCCGTTTTACGCAAATAGATTCTCACAGTATAGTAATATGTCCACTACACAGTCAGTATATAACCCTAACCCTATTAATAACTCTACCACACCATTCCCCACAAATGTGAACCCAAAACCCGCTTTTAACTGGAACAGGGATCGGCCAGTTAGCAAATCCTTGATTCAGAACAGGCCTGCCCAAAATGGGAACCTTCAGAGGGCAAGTACAGTACAGCCAAGAAGGGCGAACAAAAAAGGAGAAAATGAGTTGTTTGCTGACGTGTTAGGAGCTTGGAAAGCTAGAGAAGGATTATAA
- the LOC100179493 gene encoding DENN domain-containing protein 1A gives MAKEKHITETSLGSRLRDDATKIFDCFLIVERNAEENGPATELIFPSEFQDKEIIQQSLLFCFPFDRSANESPLKKNSNHYTFILTDIEGKHRFGFCKLTNNATKCYCLLSFMPWFEIFYKMLNFVCELRTQNQHDALMTMIQNLYNEPVPSSLQTFRINETLVFTAPDMTALSSIPENRNLSEYYSNVNTGFMMDMFTSLMFERRVIFTSTNLSTLTSCVHGAEALLRPLHWQHIFIPVMPAHLVDYCLAPMPYLVGVHSSLMPKVRDMIAMDCDIIVADIDKEEIESVHEDMERMPSDVMSFLKSLLRKPTVMVGTNLSMAFLRAQARLIGGYRDGLKFRPGEAIVFDEDAFIESYKTSSGREYARMLVQLQTFKQFVDGRLDMLNAGIGFRDVFENEVNIVDAAKGNSSETYKEWVNAAKKGGNELFMQFKRKAKGNMKAFQNALKQPDKTIISPTKEQKTLEEAPKRIRPSRPARLPHQTHLRWKN, from the exons ATGGCAAAAGAAAAGCATATCACTGAAACTTCACTTGGATCACGACTTAG AGATGACGCCACAAAGATATTTGATTGCTTCTTAATCGTTGAACGAAATGCTGAAGAAAATG GCCCTGCAACTGAACTTATTTTTCCTAGTGAATTtcaagataaa GAAATAATTCAACAGTCTTTGTTATTTTGCTTTCCTTTTGACCGATCAGCCAATGA aagtCCGCTTAAAAAGAACTCGAACCATTACACCTTTATCCTCACTGACATAGAAGGAAAACATAGATTCGGTTTTTGTAAACTCACCAACAATGCTACAAAGTGCTACTGCTTATTGAG CTTTATGCCATGGTTTGAAATCTTCTATAAAATGTTGAATTTTGTATGTGAGTTACGGACACAAAATCAACATGATGCTCTCATGACTATGATACAGAACCTTTATAATGAACCAGTTCCTTCTTCATTGCAAACCTTCAGAATAAATGAA ACTTTGGTTTTCACAGCTCCTGACATGACAGCTTTATCTTCAATCCCAGAAAAC CGAAACCTTTCGGAATACTATTCAAATGTTAACACTGGTTTTATGATGGATATGTTCACCAGTTTAATGTTTGAACGAAGAGTTATATTTACTTCAACCAATCTAAGCACT CTGACATCTTGTGTACATGGTGCAGAAGCTCTGTTACGTCCCCTACACTGGCAACATATATTTATCCCTGTTATGCCGGCCCATCTGGTTGACTATTGCCT AGCCCCAATGCCATATTTGGTCGGTGTCCACTCTTCTTTGATGCCCAAGGTCCGAGATATGATAGCGAtggattgtgacatcatagtggCGGATATAGACAAGGAAGAAATCGAAAGCGTTCACGAGGATATGGAACGCATGCCTAGTGATGta ATGTCGTTTTTAAAATCGTTGCTAAGAAAACCAACAGTGATGGTCGGCACCAACCTATCGATGGCGTTTCTGCGGGCACAAGCGAGACTTATTGGAGGGTATCGTGATGGTTTAAAGTTTCGACCTGGTGAAGCAATTGTGTTTGACGAGGATGCATTCATAGAGTCGTACAA AACCTCTTCTGGTCGTGAGTACGCACGTATGCTGGTCCAACTTCAAACTTTCAAGCAGTTTGTGGATGGTAGACTTGATATGCTGAATGCGGGCATTGGTTTTCGGGACGTGTTTGAAAACGAAGTCAATATTGTGGATGCTGCAAAAGGAAACAGCAGTGAAACTTACAAGGAATGGGTTAATGCAGCAAag aaaGGAGGAAATGAGCTTTTTATGCAGTTTAAGCGCAAA GCTAAAGGGAACATGAAAGCTTTTCAAAATGCTCTTAAACAACctgacaaaacaataataagcCCAACCAAAGAACAAAAAACTCTGGAAGAAGCACCCAAAAGG ATACGACCGTCGAGACCTGCTCGACTCCCCCACCAGACCCATCTAAGGTGGAAGAATTAA